The following are encoded together in the Salinibacterium sp. UTAS2018 genome:
- a CDS encoding glycosyltransferase family 1 protein encodes MTTLRVVLDDIAAPASRNLRRYSEELVKQLIVGAPPHCEVTGIVSHNSSSAEYIEQTFPGLAELSTLRLGHDALVRAWQHGVTSIPATRMSGKGLVHSPSLFAPLARHDRVNDVGTQTVVTIHDLLAWTSPESLSSRQVAWNKAMAKRAYKYADAVVVTCHSVASELNEIMNFGDRVRVISGAATGHLSQPFNAEARALALELPERYILATGTLAPHTGLEALIQAMAHPDAPDIPLLISGPPAWGERDIARTIAEAGLSPERVRHLGVLGDEDLAVALNNATIFAYPSIAEGFSLPVLEAFSLGTPVVHSDTPAVVELSGDAAIAVPRNSPETYPERLAQTLADVADDAELERQLSVRGLDRSRIFTWQAAADKVWQLHADL; translated from the coding sequence ATGACCACCCTGCGAGTCGTCCTCGACGACATTGCTGCGCCCGCATCGCGCAATCTACGCCGCTATTCCGAAGAACTGGTCAAGCAGCTCATCGTTGGTGCACCACCCCACTGCGAAGTCACAGGAATTGTTTCCCACAACAGCAGCAGCGCGGAATACATTGAGCAGACATTCCCCGGTCTGGCAGAACTCAGCACCCTGCGCCTCGGCCACGACGCTCTCGTTCGCGCGTGGCAACACGGCGTCACCAGCATCCCCGCAACGCGGATGTCGGGAAAAGGACTCGTACACTCCCCCAGCTTGTTTGCCCCACTCGCCCGCCATGACCGGGTTAACGACGTCGGCACCCAGACCGTCGTGACGATCCATGACCTGCTCGCGTGGACCAGCCCCGAGTCGCTCAGTAGTCGCCAGGTCGCGTGGAACAAAGCGATGGCCAAACGCGCTTATAAATATGCGGATGCCGTAGTCGTGACGTGCCACTCGGTGGCGAGCGAACTGAACGAGATCATGAATTTCGGCGATCGAGTGCGCGTCATTTCCGGCGCCGCCACCGGCCATCTCTCTCAGCCCTTCAACGCTGAAGCCCGCGCTCTCGCCCTCGAACTGCCCGAACGCTACATTCTGGCCACCGGCACTCTCGCACCTCACACCGGCCTTGAGGCGCTGATTCAGGCGATGGCTCACCCCGATGCTCCCGACATCCCCCTCCTGATCTCCGGGCCTCCGGCCTGGGGCGAGCGCGATATTGCCCGCACCATCGCCGAAGCCGGGCTCAGCCCTGAGCGCGTGCGGCACCTGGGAGTGCTCGGCGATGAAGATCTTGCCGTTGCCCTCAACAACGCCACGATCTTCGCGTACCCCAGCATCGCGGAGGGCTTCAGCTTGCCCGTTCTCGAAGCGTTTTCACTCGGCACCCCGGTTGTGCACTCCGACACCCCCGCCGTTGTCGAACTGAGCGGAGATGCCGCCATTGCGGTCCCCCGCAACTCACCCGAGACCTACCCCGAACGGCTCGCGCAGACTCTCGCCGACGTTGCCGACGATGCCGAACTTGAACGTCAACTCAGCGTCAGGGGCCTCGACCGCTCCCGCATTTTCACCTGGCAGGCCGCGGCCGACAAAGTGTGGCAGCTACACGCTGACCTGTAG
- a CDS encoding LCP family protein — translation MSTSSSLRAPDVSSTPVMTRRAWWLVVLNIFVPGSAQILAGSRRLGRFAVVVTALFWLLVAIAIGLFFGARELFLSAFTNAVVLAVVEVVLVAYVLLWIVLAIDSLRLAHVKRASAGSRPFVVAFALIALVAYSGVAVAAVNIVDSARSTISEVFSSADYEEPSDGRYNILLLGGDAGPDRVGLRPDSISVASVDAETGETTLIGIPRNLESIPFVEGSPLYNDFPTGYDCGDECLISYLYTYGEENPDLYPDAEANASSAGVEAMRDAVAGVTGLDLQYYVLIDMKGFDDLIDALGGVVINVTERQPIGGDEDEFGQPINVDGWVEVGEQRLGGWEALWYARARHGSNDYDRMLRQREVQEAILRQFEPTNILTKFRSVADAGKQVVTTDIPSVMLGLFTGLASSARDFPIATLELSPPTIDVGNPDYDYIRQLVTEALVSSTPAEE, via the coding sequence GTGAGTACTTCCAGCTCGTTGCGGGCTCCCGACGTCTCGTCGACGCCCGTCATGACCCGCCGGGCGTGGTGGTTGGTCGTGCTCAACATCTTTGTACCGGGGTCCGCCCAAATTTTGGCGGGCAGCCGCCGACTTGGCCGTTTCGCCGTGGTGGTGACGGCTCTCTTCTGGCTGCTGGTCGCGATCGCCATTGGCTTATTTTTCGGGGCTCGTGAACTTTTCCTGTCGGCCTTCACCAACGCTGTGGTGCTCGCTGTCGTCGAAGTCGTGCTGGTTGCGTATGTCCTGCTGTGGATTGTGCTCGCGATCGACTCGCTGCGGTTGGCCCACGTCAAGCGCGCGAGCGCTGGCTCTCGACCGTTTGTCGTCGCATTTGCTCTGATCGCTTTAGTGGCATATTCCGGCGTTGCGGTTGCGGCCGTCAACATCGTGGACTCTGCGCGCTCGACCATTTCAGAGGTATTCAGCAGCGCGGATTACGAAGAACCGAGCGACGGTCGCTACAACATCTTGTTGCTGGGTGGAGACGCCGGACCTGACCGGGTCGGCTTGCGACCCGACAGTATTTCCGTTGCGAGCGTGGATGCTGAAACCGGTGAGACAACGCTCATCGGCATCCCGCGCAACCTTGAATCGATTCCCTTCGTTGAGGGCTCGCCTCTCTACAATGACTTCCCCACGGGATACGACTGTGGCGATGAGTGCTTGATCAGCTACCTCTACACGTACGGCGAGGAGAACCCCGACCTCTATCCCGATGCTGAGGCCAACGCGAGTTCCGCCGGCGTCGAAGCGATGCGCGATGCTGTTGCCGGGGTCACGGGGCTTGACCTTCAGTACTACGTCCTCATCGACATGAAGGGCTTCGACGATCTGATCGATGCCCTCGGCGGAGTAGTCATCAACGTCACTGAGCGGCAGCCGATCGGCGGCGACGAAGACGAGTTCGGGCAGCCGATAAACGTGGATGGCTGGGTCGAGGTAGGCGAACAGCGTCTCGGCGGCTGGGAAGCGCTCTGGTACGCGCGGGCCCGTCACGGATCGAACGACTACGACCGCATGCTTCGGCAGCGAGAGGTGCAAGAAGCTATCTTGCGCCAATTCGAACCCACCAACATTCTGACGAAGTTCCGCAGCGTGGCGGATGCCGGCAAGCAAGTCGTGACGACCGACATTCCGTCGGTGATGCTCGGCCTCTTTACCGGCCTCGCCAGTAGCGCGCGGGACTTCCCGATCGCAACGCTCGAGCTATCGCCTCCCACGATTGATGTGGGAAACCCCGACTACGACTACATCAGGCAACTGGTGACCGAAGCGCTCGTGAGTTCAACTCCCGCCGAGGAATAG
- the purE gene encoding 5-(carboxyamino)imidazole ribonucleotide mutase has translation MSSPLVSIVMGSDSDWSVMKGAAAILAEFDVACEVEVVSAHRTPDRMIEFGRQAASRGVNVIIAGAGGAAHLPGMVASVTTLPVVGVPVPLAKLDGLDSLLSIVQMPAGIPVATVSIGGATNAGLLALRIIGSTDSAVADKLQAYASGLEAMVAEKNTALQRLL, from the coding sequence ATGTCTTCACCGCTCGTCTCGATTGTCATGGGATCTGATTCCGATTGGTCCGTAATGAAGGGCGCAGCGGCGATCCTCGCTGAGTTCGATGTGGCCTGTGAGGTCGAGGTCGTTTCGGCTCATCGCACGCCCGATCGCATGATCGAGTTCGGCCGGCAAGCAGCATCCCGCGGCGTCAACGTGATCATTGCGGGAGCCGGTGGTGCCGCGCACCTTCCGGGCATGGTCGCATCCGTCACCACTCTTCCCGTTGTGGGCGTTCCGGTCCCTCTCGCGAAGCTTGACGGTCTTGACTCGCTCTTGTCGATCGTTCAAATGCCTGCCGGTATTCCGGTTGCCACGGTCTCCATCGGCGGAGCCACGAACGCAGGGCTACTGGCGCTTCGCATCATTGGCTCGACGGATTCCGCCGTTGCCGACAAACTGCAGGCCTACGCCAGCGGGCTCGAAGCAATGGTTGCTGAGAAAAATACCGCGTTGCAGCGACTGCTGTGA
- a CDS encoding 5-(carboxyamino)imidazole ribonucleotide synthase, which yields MSVKVGVIGGGQLARMMIPPAINLGIDIRVLAEAEGSPAALAATAVGDYHSVDEVLAFAREVDVVTFDHEHVPQEVLKAMVAEGIAVHPGPHALLFAQDKLQMRQRLEQLGLPMPAWAKVTTVADVASFLDAHDGVGVLKTPRGGYDGKGVKIVRAAADAADWLAAGELLIEELVDFSRELAQSVARNPSGDVALWPVVESIQRDSVCAEVTAPAPGVSSELADEAAAIARTIAEGLDVTGVLAVELFETTDGRIVINELAMRPHNTGHWSIDGCQTSQFEQHLRAVLDLPLGATDSREPWSVMVNILGGPVGQELHERIGAATLASPGTKIHDYSKQSRPGRKVGHVTASGSTLDDVRANARAAAAQFD from the coding sequence ATGTCAGTAAAAGTCGGAGTAATCGGTGGTGGCCAGCTCGCCCGCATGATGATCCCGCCCGCTATCAACTTGGGGATCGACATCCGCGTGCTGGCAGAGGCCGAGGGCTCTCCGGCCGCTCTCGCCGCAACGGCGGTTGGCGACTATCACTCAGTCGATGAAGTGCTGGCATTTGCTCGCGAGGTAGACGTCGTTACTTTCGATCACGAGCACGTACCGCAAGAGGTCTTGAAGGCGATGGTCGCGGAGGGAATCGCGGTGCATCCCGGCCCGCACGCGCTGCTTTTTGCGCAAGACAAGCTGCAGATGCGCCAACGACTCGAGCAGCTCGGGTTGCCGATGCCGGCGTGGGCCAAGGTCACGACTGTCGCCGACGTCGCGAGCTTCCTTGACGCCCACGATGGGGTTGGCGTTCTCAAGACGCCGCGCGGGGGTTACGACGGTAAAGGCGTCAAGATCGTTCGTGCCGCAGCGGACGCCGCAGACTGGCTTGCGGCTGGTGAACTCTTGATCGAAGAGCTGGTCGATTTCAGCCGAGAATTAGCACAGTCCGTTGCGCGCAATCCTTCAGGAGACGTTGCGTTGTGGCCGGTGGTGGAGAGCATTCAGCGCGATAGTGTCTGTGCTGAAGTAACGGCGCCGGCTCCCGGCGTGAGCTCTGAACTCGCTGACGAGGCAGCCGCGATCGCTCGCACGATCGCCGAAGGGCTCGACGTTACGGGCGTGCTCGCGGTCGAGCTTTTTGAGACAACGGACGGCCGAATCGTGATCAACGAGCTGGCGATGCGTCCGCACAACACCGGTCACTGGAGTATCGACGGATGCCAAACCAGCCAGTTCGAGCAGCACCTTCGTGCGGTTCTTGACTTACCCCTCGGCGCGACTGATTCGCGCGAGCCGTGGTCGGTCATGGTGAATATTTTGGGCGGACCAGTCGGCCAAGAACTCCACGAGCGTATCGGTGCCGCTACGCTCGCGTCGCCGGGAACCAAGATTCACGACTATTCGAAGCAATCACGGCCCGGCCGCAAAGTGGGGCACGTGACGGCGTCTGGATCCACTCTCGACGACGTTCGCGCCAACGCCCGCGCGGCCGCAGCGCAGTTCGACTAG
- a CDS encoding GtrA family protein translates to MNSPEVALTDYQDRARLRSYNFTAPSIFAYLSGGFVRSLITQLSRFGLVGAVGVVIDVTIFNILRTTVLAPELLHEGPILAKIASTAVAIVANWLGNRYWTFRRTTLQHPVQEGFKFALVSLGGIAIGLSCLVVSHYVLGYTSLLADNISSNVIGLALGTIFRFWGYRTWVFAERSETPQNVENEDSFESADALGAPQRPVAPAGFAPLHRVQAVSTVEDRAHRDD, encoded by the coding sequence ATGAACTCTCCAGAGGTAGCCCTGACTGATTATCAGGATCGTGCAAGACTTCGCAGCTACAATTTCACCGCTCCCTCTATCTTTGCTTATCTATCGGGCGGATTCGTGCGTTCACTCATCACTCAGCTCAGCCGCTTCGGACTCGTCGGTGCCGTGGGAGTAGTCATTGACGTCACGATCTTCAACATCTTGCGCACGACCGTGCTCGCTCCCGAGCTGCTGCATGAAGGGCCAATCCTCGCGAAGATCGCCTCCACGGCGGTCGCGATCGTGGCCAACTGGCTCGGCAACCGCTACTGGACATTTCGTCGAACGACCCTTCAGCATCCGGTTCAGGAAGGGTTCAAGTTCGCCCTCGTGAGCCTTGGGGGCATCGCCATCGGGCTCAGCTGCCTCGTGGTCTCCCACTACGTTTTGGGCTACACCTCATTGCTGGCAGACAACATCTCCAGCAACGTCATCGGCCTTGCGCTCGGCACAATTTTTCGCTTTTGGGGCTATCGCACGTGGGTGTTCGCCGAACGCTCCGAGACTCCTCAGAACGTCGAAAACGAAGACTCTTTCGAGAGCGCGGATGCGTTAGGGGCGCCCCAACGCCCGGTAGCCCCAGCCGGCTTCGCGCCACTTCACCGGGTCCAGGCAGTTTCGACCGTCGAGGATCGCGCGCACCGCGACGACTGA
- a CDS encoding UDP-glucose/GDP-mannose dehydrogenase family protein, translating into MKISVIGCGYLGAVHASSLAKLGHDVVGIDVDQAKVDLLASAHAPFYEPGLPELLEETLAAGTLEFTTDLTSAHDATVHFIAVGTPQQEGSNAADLRFVDAAFDAIIPHLAPGDVVVGKSTVPVGTAERLAAQIEAVGAHLAWNPEFLREGYAVKDTISPDRLVYGVRAGDDHAVAMLDEVYASVLAQDIPRLVTDFATAELVKVAANAFLATKISFINAMAEVAEVTGADVTQLADAIGYDQRIGRRFLNAGLGFGGGCLPKDIRGFMARASELGAGDALNFLGEVDAINLRRRERMVDLCREVLGGTIEGARIAVLGLAFKPDSDDVRDSPALDVAARLAELGGRVRATDPQAIETSRRIRPGLDYVETALEAAQDADVVLVLTEWREYRQIDPAALASVVAVRAILDGRNCLDPVKWREAGWGYRALGRP; encoded by the coding sequence GTGAAGATTTCAGTTATTGGTTGCGGATACTTGGGTGCCGTCCACGCATCGTCACTGGCGAAGCTTGGGCATGACGTGGTGGGCATCGACGTCGATCAGGCGAAAGTCGACTTATTAGCCTCAGCTCACGCTCCGTTCTACGAGCCGGGATTGCCAGAACTGCTCGAGGAAACCTTGGCTGCCGGAACGCTCGAGTTCACTACTGATCTCACCAGCGCCCACGACGCCACCGTGCATTTCATCGCTGTCGGCACACCGCAACAAGAGGGCTCGAACGCGGCCGATCTGCGTTTCGTCGATGCTGCCTTCGACGCGATAATTCCCCATCTGGCCCCCGGCGACGTCGTGGTCGGAAAGTCAACTGTTCCCGTCGGCACGGCTGAGCGCTTAGCCGCTCAGATCGAAGCCGTGGGAGCCCATCTGGCCTGGAATCCCGAATTTTTGCGGGAAGGTTACGCCGTAAAAGACACCATCAGCCCTGATCGTCTCGTGTACGGCGTACGCGCGGGCGATGACCACGCGGTGGCCATGCTCGACGAGGTTTATGCCTCGGTGCTGGCCCAAGACATCCCGCGTCTCGTCACCGACTTCGCGACCGCAGAACTCGTCAAGGTTGCGGCTAACGCGTTCTTGGCGACCAAGATTTCGTTCATCAATGCGATGGCCGAGGTTGCTGAAGTCACCGGTGCCGACGTCACCCAGCTGGCGGATGCCATCGGTTACGACCAACGCATCGGTCGCCGTTTCTTGAATGCCGGTCTCGGTTTCGGTGGCGGATGCCTCCCGAAAGACATCCGCGGATTCATGGCACGCGCCTCCGAACTGGGTGCCGGTGACGCGCTCAACTTCTTGGGAGAGGTAGACGCGATCAACCTTCGCCGTCGCGAGCGCATGGTCGATCTGTGTCGCGAAGTACTGGGCGGCACGATCGAGGGGGCGCGCATCGCCGTTCTTGGCCTAGCGTTCAAACCTGATTCTGACGACGTTCGTGACTCGCCGGCCCTCGACGTTGCGGCACGGCTGGCCGAGCTCGGTGGCCGAGTGCGGGCAACGGATCCTCAAGCGATTGAAACATCGCGCCGCATCCGGCCCGGTCTTGATTATGTTGAAACCGCGCTCGAGGCTGCTCAGGACGCGGATGTCGTCTTGGTGCTCACAGAGTGGCGTGAGTATCGCCAGATCGACCCCGCGGCGCTTGCGTCAGTCGTCGCGGTGCGCGCGATCCTCGACGGTCGAAACTGCCTGGACCCGGTGAAGTGGCGCGAAGCCGGCTGGGGCTACCGGGCGTTGGGGCGCCCCTAA
- a CDS encoding PH domain-containing protein, with product MSVQREAIVARVRSHARVLILPGIVLIVTAAALGYFFGSFPENWQNLALLAVGLLLIVVAWFLPFFSWLARNYTITTRRVVLSSGVFVRVRQELLHSRGYDVTVRQTWIQRMFGSGDLLINAGHEYPVVLRDIPSVALTQAALHDLMENNQNVVSMRRQREEEHPSDETTVWGTR from the coding sequence ATGAGCGTTCAACGCGAAGCCATCGTTGCTCGCGTGCGCTCCCATGCCCGGGTGCTAATCCTTCCCGGCATTGTTCTCATCGTGACTGCGGCTGCGCTTGGTTACTTCTTCGGCAGCTTTCCCGAAAACTGGCAGAATCTAGCCCTACTCGCGGTGGGGCTGCTGCTGATCGTCGTCGCCTGGTTTTTGCCATTCTTCAGCTGGCTGGCAAGAAACTACACGATCACTACCCGCCGCGTTGTGCTCTCCAGCGGCGTCTTCGTGCGGGTGCGTCAAGAGCTTCTTCACAGCCGAGGTTACGACGTCACGGTTCGCCAAACATGGATTCAGCGGATGTTCGGCAGCGGTGACCTGTTGATCAACGCCGGTCACGAGTACCCGGTCGTGCTGCGCGATATACCTTCTGTTGCACTTACGCAGGCTGCTCTGCATGACCTCATGGAGAACAACCAGAACGTGGTGTCGATGCGTCGTCAACGCGAAGAAGAGCATCCGTCAGACGAGACCACGGTCTGGGGAACGCGCTAA
- a CDS encoding biotin--[acetyl-CoA-carboxylase] ligase: MDLPLSTAVVPLLEQIDEVGSTNQELLARAARGETRHLAALVTANQTAGRGRLGREWVAPAGKTFAVSVLVAPPHASVEALSWMPLIGGLAMARAVRALVSDRAVTLKWPNDVQIEGLKVSGLLSELVAGGTGVIVGAGLNLTIERDELPTSVSTSLLLEGVQPEFDDALSRYLTELVALVDQFVAGGLDAVRSGIADAVRAECGTIGRRVRVELPGGKRIFGTAETVDDQGQLVVRDDANGSLQHVAAGDVTHLRYE, from the coding sequence ATGGACCTGCCACTCAGTACCGCCGTTGTTCCCCTTCTCGAGCAGATCGATGAAGTTGGCTCGACGAACCAGGAGCTGCTTGCGCGTGCGGCCCGGGGCGAGACTCGCCACTTGGCTGCGCTCGTCACCGCCAATCAAACGGCGGGGCGCGGCCGTCTCGGGCGGGAATGGGTAGCGCCCGCGGGTAAAACCTTTGCGGTGTCTGTGCTGGTAGCTCCGCCCCACGCGTCCGTCGAGGCACTGTCGTGGATGCCGCTGATCGGCGGTCTAGCGATGGCCCGTGCCGTGCGCGCTCTGGTGAGCGATCGCGCGGTCACTCTCAAATGGCCCAACGACGTTCAGATCGAGGGCCTCAAGGTGTCGGGGCTGCTCTCGGAACTTGTGGCGGGCGGCACCGGAGTGATCGTCGGGGCGGGATTGAACCTCACAATTGAACGTGACGAACTGCCGACATCCGTGTCAACATCGCTGCTGCTCGAGGGAGTGCAGCCCGAGTTCGACGATGCGCTCAGCCGTTATCTGACCGAACTCGTCGCTCTCGTAGACCAATTTGTCGCTGGCGGTCTCGATGCTGTGCGCAGCGGTATCGCGGATGCTGTGCGGGCCGAGTGCGGCACCATTGGTCGGCGCGTTCGGGTCGAATTGCCGGGAGGTAAGCGTATTTTCGGCACGGCCGAAACCGTCGACGACCAGGGCCAGCTCGTCGTCCGGGATGATGCGAACGGCTCGTTGCAGCACGTCGCGGCGGGCGACGTCACTCACCTACGGTATGAATGA
- a CDS encoding acyl-CoA carboxylase subunit beta: protein MFTTAGRIADLKNRYHEAVTASGDAAIEKQHAKGKMTARERIEQLLDHGSFVELDEFVRHRTHAFGMEKKRPYGDAVVTGVGTIHGRQVAVYAQDFTIFGGSLGEVAGEKIIKVMDHAMKTGVPIIGMLDSGGARIQEGVVALGKYGEIFRRNTQASGVIPQISIIMGPAAGGAVYSPALTDFVIMVDKTSQMFVTGPDVIKTVTGEDVGMEELGGALTHNKVSGVAHYLASDEADALDYARTLVGFLPDNNMSDAPIYESEVELEITDEDRKLNAIIPDSPNQPYDVKTIIEHIVDNGDFLETQPLFAPNIVVGFGRVEGRSVGIVANQPQAMAGTLNIEAGEKASRFVRFCDAFSIPILTLVDVPGYLPGTDQEWTGVIRRGAKLLYAYAEATVPLVTVITRKAYGGAYIVMGSKQLGADLNYAWPTAEIAVMGGQGAVNILYRGEIKAAEAAGEDVAAVRTRLANEYTYNVASPFLAAERGELDGVIEPAATRVQVVKALRALRTKRASVPPKKHGNIPL from the coding sequence ATGTTCACGACCGCCGGCAGGATCGCCGATCTCAAGAACCGCTATCACGAAGCCGTGACCGCCAGCGGTGACGCGGCCATCGAAAAGCAGCACGCTAAGGGCAAGATGACGGCCCGCGAGCGCATCGAGCAGTTGCTCGACCACGGCTCGTTTGTAGAGCTCGACGAGTTCGTTCGTCACCGCACGCACGCGTTCGGGATGGAAAAGAAGCGCCCGTATGGCGACGCTGTGGTCACCGGTGTTGGCACCATCCACGGTCGCCAGGTCGCCGTGTATGCCCAAGACTTCACCATCTTCGGTGGCTCGCTCGGTGAGGTTGCCGGCGAAAAGATCATCAAGGTCATGGACCACGCCATGAAGACCGGCGTTCCCATCATCGGAATGCTCGACTCCGGCGGCGCTCGCATTCAGGAGGGCGTTGTAGCTCTCGGCAAGTACGGCGAGATTTTCCGTCGCAACACTCAGGCATCGGGTGTCATCCCGCAAATCTCCATCATCATGGGCCCGGCTGCCGGTGGCGCCGTCTACTCCCCCGCGCTCACCGATTTCGTGATCATGGTCGACAAGACCAGCCAAATGTTCGTGACCGGCCCCGATGTCATCAAAACCGTCACCGGTGAAGACGTCGGCATGGAAGAGCTCGGCGGCGCGCTCACCCACAACAAGGTGTCGGGTGTTGCCCACTACCTCGCTAGTGATGAAGCGGATGCTCTCGACTACGCCCGCACCCTCGTGGGCTTCCTGCCCGACAACAATATGTCGGATGCTCCCATCTACGAGAGCGAAGTTGAGTTGGAGATCACGGATGAGGATCGCAAGCTCAACGCGATCATCCCCGACAGCCCCAACCAGCCCTATGACGTGAAGACGATCATCGAGCACATTGTCGATAACGGCGACTTCCTTGAGACGCAGCCGCTGTTTGCTCCCAACATCGTGGTCGGTTTCGGTCGCGTTGAGGGCCGCTCGGTCGGCATCGTCGCCAACCAACCACAGGCCATGGCCGGAACCCTCAACATCGAGGCCGGGGAAAAGGCTTCACGTTTCGTTCGTTTCTGTGATGCCTTCAGCATTCCGATCCTGACCCTGGTGGATGTTCCCGGTTACCTTCCCGGCACCGACCAGGAGTGGACCGGCGTTATTCGCCGTGGCGCCAAGCTGCTCTACGCGTACGCCGAGGCAACTGTGCCTCTTGTCACTGTTATTACTCGTAAGGCCTACGGCGGGGCGTACATCGTTATGGGCTCCAAGCAATTGGGCGCAGACCTCAACTACGCGTGGCCGACCGCTGAGATCGCCGTCATGGGTGGCCAGGGTGCGGTCAACATCCTGTACCGCGGTGAAATCAAAGCCGCAGAGGCCGCTGGTGAGGATGTCGCTGCCGTGCGCACGCGCCTCGCGAACGAGTACACCTACAACGTTGCCAGCCCGTTCCTCGCTGCTGAGCGTGGCGAGCTCGATGGCGTTATCGAGCCTGCCGCCACTCGCGTGCAGGTCGTCAAGGCACTGCGTGCGCTTCGCACGAAGCGCGCAAGCGTGCCGCCCAAGAAGCACGGAAACATTCCACTGTGA
- a CDS encoding acyl-CoA carboxylase subunit epsilon: protein MTGKNAQDEPADIRIVSRNVTPEEAAAVTAVVRAALLESAELAGADDVAPVSAWARSQRPIREPLHPGPGAWNASARR from the coding sequence GTGACCGGCAAAAATGCTCAGGATGAGCCGGCCGACATCCGCATCGTCTCTCGCAATGTCACGCCCGAAGAAGCAGCAGCGGTTACCGCTGTTGTTCGTGCTGCCCTTCTGGAGTCAGCAGAGCTTGCCGGAGCGGATGATGTGGCTCCCGTGTCGGCGTGGGCGCGCAGTCAGCGCCCCATTCGTGAGCCGCTTCATCCGGGCCCCGGGGCATGGAACGCGAGCGCTCGGCGCTAG
- a CDS encoding sensor histidine kinase: protein MAASLATARPAPTAKQPRNPISRKQVERVISRSVAVIGVVFGAQTVPWLLGQTAEAQPWWLLSVVPALFGLLIVVVVASFTNRAVRAMHGTFAVVYFLALISWPFTVIPGAEVFSGIHWLNYLLTVATAMAAIAFGRIVATVYLFAAPLVYLIVRTLPVGGSAPWQLAMLEAVYALILGSAIMIIVTMLRQAATNVDNAQATALRRYGNAVRQHATEVERVQVDSIVHDSVLTTFISAARAYSPDAQRLSAVMAGNAIGHLREAAATSPDDISTVQATDLAHRVVTSAELLASNFTCAVRSVGARSLPAAAAEAVHSAAVQAMMNSLQHAGGSDVMRSCEVRGLEGNGIEVVITDTGAGFDLDRVPHERLGVRVSIVERVANAGGRTAIASIPGAGTQICIQWPHGNLSDEVSMRARPEAAATAAAESAPTAASAEREGTL, encoded by the coding sequence ATGGCCGCTAGCCTCGCGACGGCGCGGCCGGCGCCCACGGCGAAGCAGCCGCGAAATCCGATCAGCCGAAAGCAGGTTGAACGGGTAATCTCGCGTTCGGTCGCGGTGATCGGCGTCGTTTTCGGCGCGCAAACCGTGCCGTGGCTGCTGGGTCAAACGGCCGAGGCTCAGCCATGGTGGTTGCTGAGCGTTGTCCCTGCCCTCTTTGGGCTTCTCATCGTTGTCGTCGTCGCGTCGTTCACCAACCGCGCCGTGCGAGCGATGCACGGAACGTTCGCCGTGGTCTACTTCTTGGCGCTGATCAGCTGGCCGTTTACGGTGATCCCCGGCGCCGAAGTATTCAGCGGCATTCATTGGCTGAACTACCTCCTCACCGTTGCAACAGCGATGGCAGCGATCGCCTTTGGCCGCATCGTGGCGACCGTTTATCTCTTTGCCGCGCCTCTGGTGTACCTGATCGTGCGCACCTTGCCGGTTGGTGGCAGCGCGCCGTGGCAGCTCGCCATGCTCGAGGCCGTCTACGCGCTCATTTTGGGCAGCGCCATCATGATCATCGTCACGATGCTTCGACAGGCAGCGACCAACGTCGACAACGCTCAAGCAACGGCACTGCGGCGTTACGGCAATGCTGTGCGCCAACATGCCACCGAGGTAGAGCGAGTTCAGGTCGACTCGATCGTGCACGACAGCGTGCTGACCACCTTTATTTCGGCCGCCCGCGCCTATTCGCCGGATGCCCAACGACTTTCCGCGGTCATGGCAGGAAACGCAATTGGTCACTTGCGTGAAGCGGCGGCGACCTCGCCCGATGACATCTCTACTGTTCAGGCCACCGACCTCGCTCACCGTGTAGTCACCTCGGCTGAGTTGCTTGCCTCAAACTTCACGTGTGCCGTTCGGAGCGTCGGTGCGCGATCCTTGCCGGCTGCCGCCGCTGAAGCAGTTCATTCTGCTGCCGTCCAGGCGATGATGAACAGCCTCCAGCATGCGGGCGGCTCCGATGTAATGCGCAGCTGCGAAGTACGAGGTCTTGAGGGAAACGGCATAGAAGTGGTCATTACAGACACCGGTGCCGGCTTCGACCTCGATCGAGTACCTCACGAGCGACTCGGCGTGCGCGTGTCGATAGTGGAGCGCGTGGCAAACGCCGGTGGGCGCACCGCTATCGCCTCCATCCCAGGAGCGGGAACGCAGATCTGTATCCAGTGGCCTCATGGCAATCTCAGCGACGAGGTCTCGATGCGAGCTAGGCCTGAAGCTGCCGCAACTGCGGCAGCTGAGTCCGCACCGACAGCCGCCTCGGCTGAGCGGGAGGGAACGCTGTGA